A segment of the Sphingomonas kaistensis genome:
GGACGATGGTGGCCCATCATCGCCGTGGGCGGATCGGTGAAGCCCTTGATCTCGAGCCCGGGCTCGTCCCAGATCGACAGGCTTATCGGGCCCAGCGCACGGGTCATCCCGCGCGCACGCAGCCAGTCCTCGGCGGTGGCGATCAGGGCCGGTCCGGCCTCCTTCTCGCTGTCGAGCACTTCGAACATGCCCCAATTGCCGGTGCCCTCGCCCATATGTTCTAGCACCAGGCGGTCGATCTGTGCCGAGATGCGGCCGACCGGACGGCCGCCGCGCTCCGCCAGCCACAGCGCGGCCTCGCCATGCTCGAACCACGGATTCTCGCCCGGGGTGATCAGGCCCATGACCTCGGACTTCAACGGCGGGACCCAGGCGGGATCGTCCTGGTAGACGTCCCACGCGAGGTCGACGAAGCGCTTCTTGTCGGCCTTGGTGGTGACCGGCCGGATGACGAGATCGGACATCGAACGCCTTACTTGAGGAGGCCGCCGAGAATCCCGCGCAGCAGGCGACCGCCGAGCTGGCGGCCGACCGAGGAAGCGGCGGAGCGGGCGGCGGACTGCACCGCCTTGTCGAACATGGTCGGGCGGGCGGCTTCGCGGGCCTGGCGCGCGGCTTCGCGCTCGGCCGCCACCCGCTCGCGCTCGGCCTGGCGCTCGCTTTCGCGCCGCAGCCGCTCGGCCTCGCGCTGGGCGAGTGCGTCGGCGCGGGCCTGTTCCTTGGCGAGCCGGGCATCCTCCTTGGCCTGCAGCGCGGCGGCCTTGGCGTCTTCCTTGTCGGCCCGCGCGGCCTCGGCGGCGGCGGATGCCTCACTGGCCTTGGCCTTGAGGATCTCCTCGGCGCTGTCGCGGTCGATCAGCGTGTCATATTTGCTGCCGATGGCGTCGGTGCCGACGAAGATGGCGCGTTCCTGCGCGGACAGCGGACCGACCCGCGTGGCCGGCGGTTGGATCAAGGTGCGCTCGACCGGCGAGGGGCTGCCGTCGGGCAGCAGCAACGACACCAACGCCTCGCCGACCTTCAGCTCGGTGATCGCGGTGGCGACGTCGACGTCAGGATTGGCGCGGAAGGTTTCGGCGGCGCTCCGGACCGCGGCCTGGTCGCGCGGGGTAAAGGCGCGCAGGGCGTGCTGGACGCGGTTGCCGAGCTGGCCCGCGACCTTGTCGGGGATGTCGATCGGGTTCTGGGTGATGAAGTAGACGCCGACGCCCTTGGAGCGGATCAGGCGCACCACCTGCTCGACCTTTTCCAGCAGGGCGGGCGGAGCATCGTCGAACAGCAGGTGGGCTTCGTCGAAGAAGAAGCAGAGCTTGGGCTTGTCGCTGTCGCCGATCTCGGGGAGCAGTTCGAACAGCTCGCTCAGCAGCCACAGCAGGAAGGTCGAATAGAGCCGCGGGGAGGCCATCAACTTGTCGGCGGCTAGGATGTTGACGATCCCGCGGCCGTCCTCGCCGAGCTTCAGGAAGTCCTCGAGGTCGAGCGCCGGCTCGCCGAAGAAATGGTCGCCGCCCTGGGAGCGGAGCTGAAGCAGGCTGCGCTGGATGGCGCCGATGGTGGGCTTGGCGACATTGCCATATTCGAGGGTCAGCTCGTCCGCCCGCTCCCCGCACGCGACCAGCATCGCCTGCAGGTCGTCGAGGTCGAGGATCAGCAGGCCTTCCTTGTCGGCGACGTGGAAGGCGATGGTGAGGACGCCTTCCTGCACATCGTTGAGGTTCATCAGCCGGGCCAGCAGCAGCGGCCCCATCTCGCTGACGGTGGTGCGGATCGGATGGCCCTGCTCGCCGAACAGGTCCCAGAACTGGACCGGGCAATCGCGATACTGCCAGTCGGTCATGCCGAGTTCGGCGGCCCTTGCAGCGAAGATCTCGTGGGTCTTGGCGGTCGGGGAGCCGGCGATGGCGAGGCCGGCAAGGTCGCCCTTCACGTCGGCGACAAAGGTCGGGACCCCGGCGGCGCTGAACCCTTCGACCAGCCCCTGCAGAGTGACCGTCTTGCCGGTTCCGGTCGCTCCGGCGATCAGGCCATGGCGGTTGGCCCGCTTGAGTTCGAGCTGTTGCGGTTGGCTTCCGCCAGTGTGCGCGCCGATGAAGATGCTGGCCATGTTCGCTCCCGTCCCTCGCTGGCCGGAAGCCTAGCGAGGGACGGGAGGATAGGCGAGACGTTTAGCGGGCGATATCGACGCCGATGAAGCCTTCCGGCGCCGGGCCGCGCTTGACCAGCAGCAGCACGGCCGTGCGCCCTGCGCGGCGGGCCGCATCGACCGCCGCGCCGACCTGCGCCGTGGAGCTGACGGCCTGGCGATTGACCGAGAGGATGACGTCGCCGCGGCGGATTCCCTTCTCGGCGGCGTCGCTGTTGGCATCGACATTGGTGACGACCAGGCCGCGCGTCTCGGCGGGCACGTTGACGGCACGCGCAATGTCCGCCGTCAACGGCTGGAGCGAGAGGCCAAGCGCCTGACCGGCCGGGACCGCCGGGGCATTCTGGTCATTGGGATCGAACGCCTGTCCTTCAGGCGTCGCACCGCTGATCCGTGCCAGTTCCTCGTCGGTCGGACGCTGCGCCACGGTGGTGTTCACCGTCACGCGGCGACCGTCGCGGATGACTTCGATCGGGACCCGCTGGCCGGGCGTGACCAGCGAGATGAGGTAGGAAGCGGTCTCATCGGGCGTGACCTCACGGCCGCTGACCCGGACGATGACGTCACCCTGCTGGATCCCGGCGCGGGCGGCGGGCTGGCCCGGGACGACCGAGCGAACCAGTTCGCCCTGATTGCGGGGGATGCCCAGCGCCGCCGCTTCGCTTTCGCCGATCGGAAGCAGGCTGATGCCGAGGTAGCCGCGCTGCGGACGCTGGCCGCGGCGGAGGCTGTCGATCACCGGGCGGGCAAGCTCGGCCGGGATGGCGAGGCCGATGCCGACGCTTGCGCCGGTCGGGCTGATCAGCGCCGAATTGACGCCGATCACGTTGCCGTCGAGGTCGAACATCGGGCCGCCGGAGTTGCCCATGTTGATGCTGGCATCGGTCTGGATGTAGCGATCGTAGGCGCCGGCGCCGGTGATCCCGCGGTGCAGGGCCGAGATGATGCCGGCGGTGACGGTGCCGCCAAGGCCATAGGGATTGCCGATCGCCATCACCCAGTCGCCGACCCGGGCGCGCTGGCTGTCGCCCCAGCTGACGAACGGGAAGCCCGACCCTTCGACCTTGAGCAGGGCGAGGTCGCTGGCGGCGTCGCGGCCGATGATCCGGGCGGGAAGCTCGCGCCGGTCGGTCATGATCACGGTCACGCTGTCCACGGTGCCGGTCCCGCCGGCGCCCTGGATCAGGTGGTTGTTGGTGACGACATAGCCATCGGCGGAAATGAAGAAGCCCGAGCCGAGCGAACCGGATTCGCGGGTCTGCGGGGCGGCCTCGCCCTGACCGCCGCCCTGGCCCTGCCCCGGCTGGCCGAAGCGGCGCAGGAACTCGGCGAGCGGATCGGTCTGGCCCTGGCGGACCGGGACGCGCTGCTTGGTCTGGATGTTGACCACTGCCGGCTGCAGCCGGGCGGCGAGGTCGGCGAAGGATACGGGCGCGCCGCGCGGCGGCATCGCCGCCGGGGCGTTCTGGGCGACCTGCGCACCGACCGGACCGGTGGCGATCGAGAAAGCGCTCCCGCCGATCAGCAGGGCCGCTGCGACACTATAGGCATAGCGCACTCTGGGGAACTCCTTGGCGAACTTCATAGATCTTCAACTTCCCATGAGAGTAGAGGCATCGGCTGTTGTGCTAGGTCAAGCGCCTGAACGCGCATTGAACACAATCACCGCTCACCCCCCCGGGTGAATTCCCGCAGGAAATCATTCTGCGGAGAGAGGATTACGTTCGTCGGACGGGCCTTGCCGTCCTCGCCGACGAAGGTCCGCTGATAGGCCTGCATGGCCCGGTAGAAGTCGTAGAAGGCCGGATCCTTGCCGAAGCTGGCGGCATAGGTGTTGGCGGCCTGCGCGTCGGCCTCGGCGCGGATCACCTGGGCCTGACGGGCGCCGGTGGCACGGATCGAGCGGGCTTCCTGCTCGCGCGCGGTCTTCATCCGGTCATAGGCCGACTGCAGCGGGGTGCCGTCCGGCAGGTCGGCGCGCTTGATCCGCACGTCGATGATCTGCACGCCATATTGCCGGGCGATGATATCGAGGTTGCGGCGGATGCTGTCCATCGCACCCTGGCGCTCGGGGCTGAGCAGGTCGGCGAAGGGCCGGCGGCCAAGCTCGTTCCTCAGCACCGAGCCGAGGATCGGGCGAAGCGCGTCGCTGACCCGCTCTTCCGAACGGGCGCGGATGTACATGCGCAGGGGATCGACCACGCGATAGCGGGCAAAGGCATCGACCTCGAGCCGCAGCTGGTCGGTCGACAGCACCATCTGGCGCTCCATGTCGACGTCGCGGACGCGCTTGTCGATCCACACGATGTCCTCGAAGAACGGGACCTTGAAGGCGAGGCCCGCACCGTTGCCGCCGATCACCTCGCCCGAGCGGGTCCGGTTGAGGATGCGGTCCGGCTTGCCGAACTGGACGATCAGCGCTTGCCGCGTTTCGGGCACGATGACCACACTCGACAGCACGGTGATCAGCACGGCCAGCAGGACAAAGGCGGCCAGCATCGGCCGGCGGAACAGGGTGTCGATCATCGGCCGGCTCCCGCGTTGGGCGCCTGTGCACCGGGCTCGCTGATCGCTGCGGCCGGCGGACGGGTCTGGTTCAGCGGCAGGTAGGGCGTCACGCCCGGCGCCTCGACGATGGTCTTGTCGACGTTCTGCAGGACGCGCTCCATGGTCTCGTAATACATGCGGCGGCGGGTCACCTCGGGGGCGAGCCGATATTGTTCGTAGACCTTGTCGAACGCGGTCGCTTCACCCTGGCTGAGCTGCGCCAGCTGGAGTGCGTAGGCGCGGGCCTGGTTGATATCGCTCTGGGCGGCCTGCTGCGCCGCGCTGACCGCCTTGAAGGCGTCGTTGACGGCGGCGGGGGGATCGGCCTGCTTGACCGCGACGCCCTGGATCAGGACTCCCGACTTGTAGCTGTCGAGGATGCGCTGCATGTTTTCCTGCACCCGGTTCTCGATCTCGCCGCGGCCTTCGCCGATCGCCTGGTCGAGGGTGACGCCCGACAGTGCCGCCCGCATCGCGCTTTCGGCGACCTGCTGGATGGTTTCCTCGGGATTCTGGATCTCAAACAGGAAGAGCTCGGGATCGCGCACGTTCCAGCGGACCGAATAAGCGATGTCGATGATGTTCTGGTCGCCGGTCAGCATTAGCGTCTCGGTCGAGGTCGAGCCGAGGTCGATGTTGCGGATGTTCTCGACATCGACCTTCTGCACCCGCTCGAGCGGGCTGGGCAGGGTGAAGCCGATGCCGGGGCCGAGCGTGCGGCTGTAGCGGCCGACCTGGGTGACGACGCCGCGTTCTTCGGGGGCGATGCGGTGGAAGCTGGTGAACAGCAGCCACAGCAGGACCACTGCGAGCAGGCCCCAGCCGATCAGCGACTTGCTGGGCGGTCCGGCAGCGCCGCGGCCACCGCCGCCGCCGAAGCGGGCGCGGCCACGGGCAAGGAAATCATCGAGGCTGGTGACGCTTGCGCCCGGACCGCGTGGACGGCCCGGGCCGGGCGTCCCCCACGGGCTTGCCGGCCCCGGGTTGCCGGGGGTGGGATTATCGCCCCCGCCATTGGTGGGAGGAGGAGTCGAGCCGGTGCCCGATCCCCAAGGACCCTTGTTGTCGGCAAAAAGGCCGCGCGCGCGTGCTGCCCACCCCGGTGTCATGTTCATGCGCACAGATATAGATGCAGGCCGCGCTTTTAACAGTGGGGTCGGAACAATGGCTCTTGTGCCGGGTCGGAGGAGGCCTAATCGCCTTCAGCCATGACCCTTGATCCACAATCGTTCGGCCCCGACGCGGCGCGCCTTCGTTCGGTCCGCCTGGTGGGCGGCGTTGCGACCCTGGTGGTGGATGCCACCGGCCTGGGCGACACGGACCGGGCCGCGCTCGAGGCGCGGCTCAAGGCAATCGCGCTGGGGCAGCCCGAAGTCGACGAGGCGCGGGTGGCGATGACCGCAAGCAAGGCCGCGGGGCCGAAGCTGATCGCGGTCGGGTCGGGCAAGGGCGGGGTCGGCAAGTCGACCGTGTCGGTCAACCTCGCGATCGCGCTGGCGCGGCTGGGGCACAAGGTCGGGATCATCGACGCCGACATCTACGGCCCGTCGCAGCCGACCCTGCTCGGCACCAACGAGCGTCCGGAGGCGCGGGACAAGAAGTTGATCCCGGTCGAGGCGCAGGGGGTCAGACTGCTGTCGGTCGGACAGCTGGTCAGCCCGGGCCACGCGCTGGCCTGGCGCGGACCGATGGCGTCGGGCGCGCTGGCGCAGCTGGTCGAGGGGGACTGGACCGGCACCGAGCTGATCATCGTCGACCTGCCGCCCGGCACTGGAGACGTGCAACTGTCGCTGATCCAGAAGTCACGGCCGGTGGGCGCCGTGGTGGTCTCAACCCCGCAGGACCTCGCCCTGATCGACGCGCGGCGGGCGATCGACCTGTTCGGCAAGACCAGCGTCCCGGTGCTGGGGATCATCGAGAATATGGCGGGCTACCAATGCCCAAGCTGCGGTGAGACCTCGGATCCGTTCGGCAGCGGCGGGGCGGAAGCGGCGGCGGGGGAACTGGGCGTGCCCTTCCTCGGACGCCTGCCGCTATCGGCCAGCCTGCGCGCCGAGAGCGACGCGGGGCGCCCTCCTGCGGCGGGGGAGGGACCGGCGGCGGCGGCGTTCCGGACGCTTGCGGAGGCCGTGCTGGCGCAGCTGGACGGCTAGGCGCTCGCCACCGTCAACTCGGGCACCAGAAGGGTCGGCGCATCGATCCCGCGGCGTAGTTCGAGGTCGCTCGCCGGTTCCAGCGTGGCGAACATCTGCCTGAGATTGCCGGCGATGGTGATCTCGGCGACTGCGGCGCCGATCTCGCCGCCTTCGACCAGGAAGCCTGCGGCGCCGCGGCTGTAGTCGCCGGTCACCGGATTGACGCCCTGGCCGATCAGCTCGGTGACGAGGATCGCGCGGGGGACGGAGGCGAGCAGCTCCTCGCGGCTCCTGCCGCCTGGAAGGAGCATCAGGTTGGACGGACCTGCCCCGGGGCTTCCGCCGACCGAGCGGCCGGCATGACCGGTCGGCGCGATCCCGAGCTGCCGGGCATCGGCGCTGGTCGCGAGCCAGCTGGTCAGCACCCCGTCGGCGACCAGGTCGAGCGGCCGGCACGGCAGCCCTTCGCCGTCGAACGCCCGGCTGCGCAGGCCGCGCGGGCGCAAGGGATCGTCGCGGATGATGATGCCTGGGCCGAACAGCCGGGTGCCGAGGGCGTCCTGGAGGAAGCTGGTCTTGCGCGCGATGGCGCTGCCGGTGACCGCGGCGACAAAGTGGCCGAGCAGCGAGGAGGATACTCGCGGATCGAAGAAGACCGGGCAGGCGCCCGAGGGCGGCCGCACCGGGTTGAGCCGCGCCGCCGCCCGCTCACCGGCCTTGCGACCGATCTCTTCCGCCGCGTCGAGGTCGGCGAGGAAGCGGCTGCTGTGCGAGGCATAATCGCGCTGGAGCGCTCCGGCGTCGCCCGCGATCACGCTTGCCGAGCAGCTGAAGTAGCTGGAGCGGGTGGCGCGGGCGAAGCCGGTCGAGGTGGCCAGCGCGACGAGGTTCTGGCCGGAGCCGGCCGACGCGCCATTGCTGTTGCTGACCCCGGCGACGGCGCGGGCGGCCTGCTCGGCCTCCCGGGCACGGGCCTCGAGGTCCGACAGCGGCGCAACGGTAGGATCGAACAGGCCGAGGTCGTCGCCGACGCCGCTTCCGAGCAAGGCCGGATCGGCGAGGCCGGCATAGGGATCCTCGGGCGCCTGGCGGGCCATGGCGATCGCCCGCTCGGCCAGTTCGGCGAAACCGGCGGAATCGAGGCTGGCGGAGGAAACCGTGGCCGAGCGGGCTCCATAGAACAGGCGCAGCGACACCTCGAACGATTCGCTGTGGTCGATGTCCTCGAGCTCGCCCAGGCGGACCGAAATGCCGCTCGAGCGGCTGATCCCGATCATCGCGTCGGCGGAAGAGGCACCGGCCTTGCGGGCGGCTTCGACCAGGGCGGCGGCGAGATCGGCGGCTTGGGGTTCGCTCAACATCGACGCGATGTAGCGGTTAGGCGGCGCTACTCAACCCTACGGCGGCGAAGCCGAGCGCCAGCAGCAGCCCGGTGAAGCGGTTGGAGCGGAACAGGGCGAGCGCCTTGTCGCCGTCATCGGCATCGGCCCGCAGGACCTGGCCGAGGAGGTGAAGCGCGGCGGGGGCGAGGGCGAGCAGGGCGAGCGGTTCGGGCCGGACCAGCCAGATCGCAATGCCCCATCCACCCAGCGCGACGAGGTAGAAGAGGCCGACGCCGAGCGGCGCGTTGCGGCCGAGGCGGCGGGCCGAGGAGCGGACCCCGACCAGCGCGTCATCCTCCTTGTCCTGGATGGCGTAGAGCGTGTCGTAGCCGACCACCCAGAACACGCTTCCGACCCACAGCCACCAGCCCGCCGGGTCGAGGCCGCGGGCGATGCTTGCCCAGCCGACCAGCGCGCCCCAGCTGAACACCAGGCCGAGCCACGCCTGCGGCCACCAGGTGATCCGCTTCATGAAAGGGTAGGCCGCGACCAGGGCGACACTGGCGAGCGCGGTAACCTGGGCCACCGCCGCAAGCTGGAACAACACCACCAGCCCGATCAGGCAGAGCAGCGCGATCAGCACCCAGGCCGCGCGAACGCTGACCCGCCCGCTGGCGAGCGGGCGAAGCCGGGTGCGGGCGACCCTGGAGTCGAGGTCGCGATCGACCAGGTCGTTGTAGACGCAGCCGGCCGACCGCATCGCGAAGGCGCCGAGCAGGAACCACAGCAGCAGGCTCCAGCGGCCGTCGACACCAGCGAGCAGCATCCCCCAGGCGCAGGGCCAGTAGAGCAGCCAAGTGCCGATCGGGCGGTCGACCCGCATCAGGCTGGCGTAGGGCCGGGCCGACGCGGGGAGGGCGCCGATCAGGCCGACGCGCTCACTGTCGGGGACGAGGTCGAGGTTGGTCACGCGGCGGCGCTTAGCGGTTTCGCCGCCCGAGCAGGAGCCCCGATTGCGGGATCAGGCCGCTTCGCGCTCCGGCGCGTGATTGTCGCCGCGCTTGCGCGGGTGGCCGGTGGCGACGATCCCGCCCGACAGCTTCTTCACCCACGGATAGCGCGTCGCGACTTCCTCGGTGTAGCCGAGGTTGAACACGGTCGGGCTCTTGGCCGGGCGCTCGGGCCGGTCGTAGAAGGTGCCGAGCAGGCGGTCCCAGAAGTAGCTGGTGATGCCGTAATTGCCGCTCTCGTCGTGGAAGTGATGCGCCATGTGACGCTTCTTCATCTCGGCGATGAGCTTCGACTTCGGCTTGTAGGCGAGGTGCTGGATGCAGTGCACGAACTCGTACACGCAGGTGGTCAGCAGGCCGGTCGCAAGCGCCGCCGCGCCGCCGCCGACGCCGCCCACCGCATAGCCGACTGGCACCGTCACCAGGGCGATGGTCGGAAGCGTGGTGTGGAGCGCGCCGAACAGCACTTCGAGGTGGTTGGGATCCTGGTGATGGTCATAATGGATCCGCTTCCAGGTCGACGCCAGGAAGGGGAACTTGAACATCCAGTTGCTGTGCAGCACCCAGCGGTGCAGGCAGTACCAGACCAGCGGATAGAGGACGAGTACCAGCGCCGCCGCAGTCGCGGTCTGGACCAGGGTCGCGGGATAGCGGGCCCAGACGGCCACGCTCACCGCGGTCAGCGCGAGATAGCCGATGATCGCCGGATACTGGAAGTAAGCGACCCACAGGTCCTTGAGGGTCATCCGGTCGAGGTAATGCGACCGCCTCCAGATACCGGGCTTAACCTTGCTGCTCACGTGACCTGACCTTGCCTGTCAATGAAAGCGGCCGCCCCAAAGGGACAAGCCGACCAGCCTTTCTTCTGCCCTTTCAATGCGGCGACAATGGGACACTTGGCCCTATTGCGGCAGCATCGCGAGCAGATCGTCCGGCGTTCCAGTGGGGATCTTTGCCCCCTTCCACATGAATGTCGGTGTTCCGGTGACGCCATTCAAGCGGGCGGTCATGTCGGCGTTGGTGACCCACTGATGGTGGGCGGCGTTCGACAGGCACGCGCTCGCCTGCATGGTGGTGAGGCCGTGCTTCTGCGCCAGCGGCAGCAGCCCGGCGGCCTTCGCGAGCGCCCCGGCATGGGAAATCGGACCGGCCAGCTCGGCTTCGTACAGGGCCGCGCGCGACGTTTCATCGTCGTCGGCGGCCTTGAGCGCGGCCTTGATCTCAGTCTGCTGGGCCATCACCGCCTCGATGAAGGCGAGCCGGCGGGCCGGCGCGACGCAGCGGGTCAGGACGGCGGTTGCGCGATCCTGGGGGAAGATCAGGAACGGCCGCCACGCAAAACGCAGCTTGCCCGCCTTCACCAGCCCGTCGACCCGAGGGAAGATGGCGCCGGCGAACTGGCCGCAGTGCGGGCAGCCATAGCTGGCATATTCGGCCAGCAGGGGCGCACCGGCCTTGCCGAAGGTCCAGCCTTCGCCGGTTTCGATCACGGTGACCGGCGACATCTTGGCGGCCGGCTTGGCCGGTGCTGCGGCGACCGGGCCGGCAAGAAGCAGGGCGAGACCCGCCAGGAGAGCTTTCATGGGCTTTATTGTCCAGCGTTTACAAGAGGTTGGCAAGATCATTCCTCGGACCGAACGAGGACTGTCTCGCCGATCAGCAGGAATAGGAGGAACGGCGCCCAGGCGGCGACCAGCGGCGGGTAGGAGCCGATATTGCCTAGCGCGACCGCGAAATTGTCGATTACGAAGTAAGCGAAGCCGAGTGCCATGCCGACCGCGGCGCGAAGCAGCACCTTGCCCGACCGCGCGAGGCCGAAGGCGGCCATGGCGGCCAGCAGCGGCATCAGCACCGTCGACAGCGGCTGCGACAATTTGTGCAGCAATCCGGTCTCGGCGGTGGCGGTGTTGACCCCCGCCTGCTTCATTTCGGCGATATTGTCGCTGAGGGTGGCGAAGTCCTGCGCATCGGGATCGACCTTGGCGAGGGTGAAGCGCTGCGGCTCGACGCCTTCCATGACCCGCATGGTCGGGCGCTTCAGGACCGCGTTCATCGCCGAATCGTAGATGCTGACGTCCTCGAGCAGCCAGCCGTTGCCGTCGGGCCTTGCCCGCTCCGCGTTGATCAGGCGCGCAACCGTGATGTCCTGGCGCTCGACCAGTAGGAATTTCTGGATCCGGACGCCGGTGCCGCGGCCGGTCACCAGCTGGGCGTGGGCGTAATCGTCGCCGGCGGTGACCCAGATATCGCTCAGGATCCCGCTGTCGGGCGGGACGGGGCGGTAATCATTGTCGCTCCATGCACTGAGCTGGCGGCTGCCCTTCACCACCACCAGTTCGTTGAAGGCGAACGACAGGCCGGCAAGCGCGATGCTGGCACCGATCAGCGGGGCAAGCAGCTGGTGGGCGGACAGGCCCGCCGCCTTCATCGCCACCACCTCGCTGTTGGAATTGAGCGTGGTGAAGGTGATCAGCGCGCCGAGCAGGAAGGAGAACGGAAAGGCGAAGGAGATGAGCTGGGGAAAGCGATAGCCGACGTAGCGCCACAGCTCGGCCTCGCCATTGCCGGTCACGGCCAGGATCTTGCCCGATTCCGATAGCAGGTTGAGCATCATCAGCACCAGGCTGAGCGACAGCAGCACCGCCAGGCTGCGCGACACGTACAACCACACCGTATAGCGGGCGAGCCGCCACGAGGGCACGAAGTTGAGGTTGATCATGCGGCGCGGCTCAGGCGGCGGCGGCGGGGATTGGGCAGCAAGCGCTTGATATAGCCCCACAGCTTCGCGCCGCCGCGTTCCAGCGCGCCGATCGGCTGGCCGCCGGGCTTGGTCGCAAGCGTCAGGTACATCCACAGGATCAGCCCGGCGAACAGCAGGAAGGGCACGTACATCACCAGTTCCACCGGGAAATCGCCACGCGCACCGGCGTCCTCGGCCCATTGGTTGATCTTGTGATAAGCGACCACCATCACGATCCCGATGAAGATGCCGAGGCTCGAGCTGGAGCGCTTGGGCGGCACCGCCAGCGCCACTGCGAGCATTGGCAGAAGCAGCATCAGGATCACCTCGACCAGCCGGAAATGAAGGTTCGCCCGGGCCGCGAGATTGGCCTCCCCGGTCGCTCCGCCACCATAGCTGGCGCGGATGATTTCGGGCAGGGTCATCTCCTCCGCATCGTCCTGGGCACGGGCCCGGAAACTGTCGACCCGGGGCAGCTTGATCGGCAGGTCGTAGCTCTGGAAGCCGAGCGTGCGCGGAGTGGTGAAGTTGGGGTTCTGCTGGATCAGGCGTCCCCGTTCCAACCGCAGCAGGATGGTGTCGGGATCGTCGGTGGCGAGGAACCGGCCCTGCGAGGCGGTGGCGACGATCCCGCCGCCCTTCTGGTCGTCGGCCTGCACGAACAGCCCCATCAACTGGGTGCCGCCCTTTTCGCTGCGGTCGATTCGGATGGTGAAGCGCTTGGACAGGGTGTTGAACTCGCCCACCTGCAGGCTCGCGCCAAGCGCGCCCGAGCGAAGGTCGAAGCGCAGCCGCTCGTAACCGTAATGGGTCCACGGCTGCAGCCAGCCGACCAGGAACAGGTTCAGCGCGGCAAGCACCACCGCATAGGCCATCGGCACCCGCAGCAGGCGGCCGAAGCTGGTCCCGACCCCGCGCAGCGCATCGAGCTCGCTCGACGTGGCGAGGCCGCGGAAGGCAAGCAGGATGCCGAGCATCAGTCCGATCGGAATGCCGAGCGCGAAATATTCGGGCAGCAGGTTGGCCAGCATCCGCCACACCACGCTGACCGGACCGCCCAGGTTGATCACGAAATCGACCAGCCGCAGCATCTTGTCGAGCACGAGCAGCATCGCCGCCAGGATCAGCGTGCCGGCAAGCGGAATGGCGATCGCCTTGGCTATGTATCGGTCGATGAGTGGCATGAGCTTCCGGGTCCGCCCCTCAACACCA
Coding sequences within it:
- the ubiA gene encoding 4-hydroxybenzoate octaprenyltransferase; amino-acid sequence: MTNLDLVPDSERVGLIGALPASARPYASLMRVDRPIGTWLLYWPCAWGMLLAGVDGRWSLLLWFLLGAFAMRSAGCVYNDLVDRDLDSRVARTRLRPLASGRVSVRAAWVLIALLCLIGLVVLFQLAAVAQVTALASVALVAAYPFMKRITWWPQAWLGLVFSWGALVGWASIARGLDPAGWWLWVGSVFWVVGYDTLYAIQDKEDDALVGVRSSARRLGRNAPLGVGLFYLVALGGWGIAIWLVRPEPLALLALAPAALHLLGQVLRADADDGDKALALFRSNRFTGLLLALGFAAVGLSSAA
- a CDS encoding sterol desaturase family protein; amino-acid sequence: MTLKDLWVAYFQYPAIIGYLALTAVSVAVWARYPATLVQTATAAALVLVLYPLVWYCLHRWVLHSNWMFKFPFLASTWKRIHYDHHQDPNHLEVLFGALHTTLPTIALVTVPVGYAVGGVGGGAAALATGLLTTCVYEFVHCIQHLAYKPKSKLIAEMKKRHMAHHFHDESGNYGITSYFWDRLLGTFYDRPERPAKSPTVFNLGYTEEVATRYPWVKKLSGGIVATGHPRKRGDNHAPEREAA
- a CDS encoding DsbA family protein; the protein is MKALLAGLALLLAGPVAAAPAKPAAKMSPVTVIETGEGWTFGKAGAPLLAEYASYGCPHCGQFAGAIFPRVDGLVKAGKLRFAWRPFLIFPQDRATAVLTRCVAPARRLAFIEAVMAQQTEIKAALKAADDDETSRAALYEAELAGPISHAGALAKAAGLLPLAQKHGLTTMQASACLSNAAHHQWVTNADMTARLNGVTGTPTFMWKGAKIPTGTPDDLLAMLPQ
- the lptG gene encoding LPS export ABC transporter permease LptG; protein product: MINLNFVPSWRLARYTVWLYVSRSLAVLLSLSLVLMMLNLLSESGKILAVTGNGEAELWRYVGYRFPQLISFAFPFSFLLGALITFTTLNSNSEVVAMKAAGLSAHQLLAPLIGASIALAGLSFAFNELVVVKGSRQLSAWSDNDYRPVPPDSGILSDIWVTAGDDYAHAQLVTGRGTGVRIQKFLLVERQDITVARLINAERARPDGNGWLLEDVSIYDSAMNAVLKRPTMRVMEGVEPQRFTLAKVDPDAQDFATLSDNIAEMKQAGVNTATAETGLLHKLSQPLSTVLMPLLAAMAAFGLARSGKVLLRAAVGMALGFAYFVIDNFAVALGNIGSYPPLVAAWAPFLLFLLIGETVLVRSEE
- the lptF gene encoding LPS export ABC transporter permease LptF, with protein sequence MPLIDRYIAKAIAIPLAGTLILAAMLLVLDKMLRLVDFVINLGGPVSVVWRMLANLLPEYFALGIPIGLMLGILLAFRGLATSSELDALRGVGTSFGRLLRVPMAYAVVLAALNLFLVGWLQPWTHYGYERLRFDLRSGALGASLQVGEFNTLSKRFTIRIDRSEKGGTQLMGLFVQADDQKGGGIVATASQGRFLATDDPDTILLRLERGRLIQQNPNFTTPRTLGFQSYDLPIKLPRVDSFRARAQDDAEEMTLPEIIRASYGGGATGEANLAARANLHFRLVEVILMLLLPMLAVALAVPPKRSSSSLGIFIGIVMVVAYHKINQWAEDAGARGDFPVELVMYVPFLLFAGLILWMYLTLATKPGGQPIGALERGGAKLWGYIKRLLPNPRRRRLSRAA